Genomic segment of Drosophila biarmipes strain raj3 chromosome 2L, RU_DBia_V1.1, whole genome shotgun sequence:
aacaaatgcctagattttaggccataaattctgccctagggaaaagttgtctaCATAACCGAtcctctctctctcggccttctcgtagcgaatgctatgagccaggcccaaatgcgcgttacagCTGACCCTCTCACTCCGtatcccggtggctggcactctacatctcacgccagccaaccgatattcgtcctagacctttttgtcccataccttttcaaatattttcggtaaagagaccctggcgagactaagtatatcccagccgacgagacttctttacagaatGGCGCCCGAACAGTGACATGGGGTGTACGAAATTTTAGACGACCTAAATATGGCCTAAAGACCCATCTGGGTACATggagtttgaaaattttcggttcaGTCACATAGaggcgaaatttttaagtcggAACGTAAGGAGAGTCATATATCGAGGGACACAAATATTTCTAAGGCAGGAAACAGggaactatatatatatttaaaaatatagcaACGCATCGAACATAAcctcagaaaaaaaaaaaacttcaaatTTAAGCAGAGCACATGGTACATTCGGAAGAACTTATTTAAAAGTATACCcacacacagcgagaaatTTCTAACGCACGCAGgcacacatacatttatttctaagcagaGCAAAGTACATACCTTAAAATCAGAGATTCTTTGTTCCAAGATCACGTGGCCAGCATATCACGTGAGGACGAAACACATACAGGCAGATAATcgaagagagagagcgagagcccTCTAGGTTAGCCAACTCAGGTCACGAGAGTGACTGAAAGCACGAGGTAGGGTAAAGATATTGTAAGCTCCCCACAGCgcagccattttgtttttcgtttcaaTCTCATCGTCGTGTCTCTCACACGAGCAGGAGCCGATCGAGTACAGGCCACGGGATCGGTTGGGGGGCTTCTGATATAACCGTCGCCGAGTCAACACGTGCATCGGCAGCTCTCGAAAACATGGTcgtggaaaaatttaaaaactacctCGTCGTCAAACAACATTTCAATCACCGTAGAGAAAATTTAGGAATTAAAATCGTCGTTTGACATCGGATTGTGGTCACCATCGTTGCACGTGGGAATTCAGTGAATTCTTagtgacaaataaaataaaattttctatgAAGATTTTAAGCAGTTCGAACATCGTTTGACCCTCGTCCAAGAATTTCTCTCGTCCTATCGAAACCTTTCCTGTCGTTTGCcagttaactattattttaCAGCAATATGGGGGCGCGTTGGGTTTCGTATCTCCGGAAGCGGGAATTGGAGGCGATTCTGAAGGAGTTTTCCTTGGAAGCAACCGGAACAGTTGAGGAAatgaggagccggctggctgcttttaataatcgGGACGACCACGTGCTGGAAATAGCCGAGCGATAGGAAGCAGCGTTCACCGACTCCGAACCCACACCCACCGGGTCCAACACAGCTTCAGGTGCCAGCACTGGAAGGCAGAGGTGCCGCGGATGTAGTCGGAGACACGGAGATCCATCCGGTCAAGCGGGATATTTTTCCCAGGAAAGCAGAGATGTCCGCAGCCACGCTAGCGGAGAAGCTGAAGAATTGGGGAATTACTTTTGACGGAACCTTGGACCCCATCACCTTCATCCAACACCTCGAGGAACGAGCCACTGCATACGAAGTTGACTTGGAGAAGGTGCCGCAGGCCATCCCTGGTCTTTTGACGGATACAactgagcactggtttcggacAAGCCAGCTGCTAGGAAAATCTTGGACGAACTTCAAGAAGGCGTTTCTTGACTTCTTTCTGCCACCCAGGTACGTTCAGCGACTCGAGGATGAGATCCGCACCAGAGATCAGCGACGAGGAGAGACTTTCAAACAATACCTAGTCAACATCAGACTCATGATGCACAGAGCGGGGTATAATGCGGAGCAGGAGTTGGAACGTATCTATGAAAATCTACAACCCGAGTATCAGATGTACGCAAGGAGACACGACTTCACCACTGTGGACCACTTTACCACTTTAGCGGTAAACTACGACGTCACCCGCGATCGGAGCACAGGAAGCTATGCCAGAATGTTGGCCGAACCACAGCCAGCGCCGAGAAGGAACGAGTACGAGATCCCAGCGTATGCAGGAGCAATACCAACAGGTCAATAGAATACCAGCCACAGTTCCACAATCAGTTCCTCGAGTCGGGAACATGTCAATGGTGCCGAATTTCAGTCTTGCTTGCAGGAATTGTGCCCAGGAGGGTCACCTCCGCAATCCCAGAGTCCTCTTTTGTTGGGATTGTTGTCGCAGAGGAGTACGCACTCTCGAGTGTTGCCGTCGTACCCAGCCGGGAAACGAGAGGAGTCTTCGCACCCTCGGGAAACGGACGAAGACTGCCTAAAGGAATCCCCGGAATTAGGAGAAATCTTCAGTCGAGCAGAATTATCGCGCAGCTGCAAATTGAGCTAGCAGAAGCTTCGTGAGCGAGCGGGTTGTTCAACGTGTAGGGACGCCACACAACGTACGGTCGGTACACACTTATGTCAGCCTGGCGGAAGGCTCACGAAAGGAGATAATCAAGTCTCTGGTAGCCAAAGTCCAGTTCAACCAACGTTGGGTCACCTTTCCACTGCTAGTTTTCCCTTCGATCATGGAAGACGTGCTATTGGGCATGGCGTGTCTGCCACTCTCCAATGCGGCCGCGCTTCGCTGCAGCTGAACCCTCTCTTAATAAGCAGCCCCACCAACGACTTAGCTATGCCTCCTCTCTTGACAAACGCGTTCACTCCAGCAAACAACGATCCAGGTACCGAGGTGCAAGCCACCCCGACCAGCAGTATTTTAGGGCCTCGAGACGACAACGTCGTGCAAAATAATCCGTTTCGGCGGAATCAAGCTACTGCTTCAGCGGAACCAGCATAGGAAGGGCGAGAGCCTTCCCCAGCCAGACTAAGGTACACACCTGAAGCTGGAGGAGCACTAACCGTAATCACAGCAAACACCGAGCAAGAAGAATTAGAACCCTGCGTAAACAAATTTCTACAGGAGGaattggccaaattcgaaGGATTGACGGGAGTGTCAAATATCGCTGAGCATACGATCGCGATGCAGAATGATAAGCCCTCAAACAGAGGTATTTTCCTAAGAATCCCGCGATACAGAGGATTATTGATGAGCAGATCGACGAACTGCTACACAACGACTGTATAGAGCCTTCACGGATCCCCCACAGCGCTACtcaagaaaggaaagaaatggcaatgggaacaggagcagcaagatgcGTTCGAGGAACTCAAAAGAAAACTAACGGAGGCGCCGGTTCTCGCCTGTCCCGACTTCAACGAGAAGTTCGTGTTGCAAACAGACGCCAGCGACATCGGCCTAGGAGCAGTTTTAACGCAGAAAATCCAGGGAGAAAAACGAATTATCGCATTCGCCAGCAGATGCCTCATCGCCGCCGAGGAGAACTACTCCGCCACAgaaaaggagtgtctggctatAATATAAGCCATCGGGAAACTCAGATGCTTCTTGGAAGGTTATCGATTCGAGGTGATAACGGACcacctcgccttgaagtggctcaactcgaTTGATAATCCCACTGGCCGCATAGCGCGCTGGGCGTTGGAAGTGCAGCAGTAccagtttgacgtcacctatcgacgcgggagccagaCAATTGCTGGAGATGCACTTTCTCGACAGCCTTTGGAAGTACTTCAGATGATCCAGGAGGATAAGCCGGGATGCACATGTGACCAGCGGATGCTGAAACTTGTTCAGGACAGTCCTGAAGATTACCCGGACTACGCGTACGAGAACCAACAGCTATCGGATCCCGACCTGACGACAAAGACTCTGTGCCCTGGAAACTGTGCGTGTGCCAAGGAACACCGACAGCGAGTACTGTCGGAATGCCATGACCAGCCCACGGCAGGACATCTCGGAATCAGGAAGATTTGCCGGATCGGCGAGAGATATTACCGGTCGGATTTTTTCCGCCATATTGCCAGGTAAGTCCGcaagtgtgacacttgccaacggttcaaagtcaaccaaaccaaaccggcGTGTAAGATGTTCACCAGACAGATTAACGAGCCGTTCGATACTTAGCCGATTTTATTGGGACCCTTCCGCGATCCTGCTACGATGCTGCTCGTAttcttcgacgccttttcgaaatggATTGAGTTGGTCCCCTTGAGAAAAGCTACTTCGGGGCACCTCGAAAAAATCTTTCGGGAGAGAATTTTGAATCACTTTGGTATTCCCCGAACATTTGTCTGCGATAATGGGACACAATTTACGAGTCGTTCAATCAAAGCTttctgcaagcaggcgggGATGGAGATCCAGCATACAGCACCTAGCTAAGCTAGCACCCAAGTACGAAGGCCCGTACAAAGTAAATAAGTTCTTTTCTCCCACCATAGTGCGGTTGCAACATACCCAGAGCAGGCAACGCAGAACGGCATCCCTTAGAGATTTGAAGGAAGCAGTCAACGAGCCAGAAACCCAGAATCTGGTACCCAGACGACTGGACGACAACGAAGACATTCAGATGGTGGAGCAAGTTTAGCGATCGATTGACGCTAAAAACCCGtagcagagcaacagcaacagcagagatacagaaaccgaggatacccgcatcaaggcggaagcaacggagaacccagcacgaagaaatgtacacatcaagacgagaacagcagagatacagaaaccaaggatacccgcatcaaggcgaaAGCAACGAGAAGCCAGCACGTAGAAATGTATACATCAagacgagagcagcagagaagcATCCAAGGATACCAGCAGACGGCGGGAGCATACACGAAGATATtatcgcagcagcagctccagaagTCCGTACAAAGACGGCACAATACCAGCGAACTTGCCACAAACAAGCCGGCGAGTGACGCTCGATCTGGCCGAGGCGAGAGCCAACTAGGAACACTGCGACAGGAGCCCATGTTTGAGTCAGTGGGGCCACTTGCTGGAGGGTGCGCCTTCCCAACATTCCACTTTCCTAGTGGGAACTCAACGCTCCTTTTTTCCCCATGATTactaactaaacaattaaaacccaAGTAGTAATCGTTAAAGCAAAGCACTAATATCCTTTGGTTCTCCCCTACAGACATGGCGTCGGACAACCCGACCCCCCTTTGGCGCATGGCGACGCAAGCGACGGCCACCTTAGAAGACGCGGGCCCGAACGGAGTCGTCATTGACTATCCGGCAGAGAAGGACGACGAACCGGCGGGTAAATAGTAAAGTATTCCGGGTACACATCACAAAAACCGACCGTATCACCATTTCTAAACGCCCCCCGAAGTAGGAGAGggtgtgaggagtcgtttgacccctcacaaatagcgcccacaacaaaagcagccagcagcaacaacaacagcagcttacaacaaaacaaaaccctcgcgaataactttgtaaaaactttgtacagttcacctaatatgtaagcttagccaataattgtaagatttgtagcTATATTGGTACACAATAATTGTCTTAGCTAAGCCCAAGCGATAGGTTCTGTTTATCTTTCACCCTCCGTTCACACATCAGcagtacacacacacacaccaggagagcaacaaaatattcaccacgacaAGTGCTCGCGtgagcagcgccgcacaggagcaagcgagagaggacatgcgatcgagcaggaaaacaacccccacgcgccaagggaagagcgagagaaaaggagtaccgaaacttcgagaagtggaaaaaacccagagcagccgaaaacttgaagaAAACGGCGGGCAAAGCTTAACTTTTGCaaacgcggcgcacgggatcagaagtgcgagcagtgGACTCTTGCaaacgcggcgcacgggatcagaagtgcgagcagtgGACTCTTCCaaacgcggcgcacgggatcagaagtgcgagcagaggaCTCTGGCAAACGCGGCGGttgggatcagaagtgcgagcaggggACTCTGGCaaaggagagtgtgccggcccaggaccagcgctGGAGCACCCGGATTcaggcgtgtgtgtgtgcgtgagagcgagacgggtgggtgagtggagtgaaccgcaatTTGGCCATCGAgagtgcaatgagaaatttctcgaaggcctcgataCGGCTTCGACCAGAGTAGGttagaatttatataccatgaactaacctaacccgttaacctgcgagcactgagaaaaacatgaaccaagaaaacaaaaattctctaataaatgtatttctcgcctgattttaatacaactcgtaggaaaagaatacaatcaaaccacgcataaatataaatatttcagaacaaatgcccagattttaggccataaattctgccctaggaaAAGTTGagcgtagcgaatgctatgagccaggcccaaatgcgcttTACCTGACCCTTTTCGCTCTGCagcagacaccgaataaactatttctctcactccgtgtcccggtggctggcactctacatctcacgccagccaaccgcttttcgtcctagacctttttgtcccatacctttacaaatattttcggtagaGTCCCTGGCGGGACTGATTATATCCCAGCcgacgagacttctttacaacAATTACAGAATTTGTCATCAGTCGCGTGAGGGCGTTTCATGGATTTTATTTGGTAAACTAGTGTAATACGAGCTTTCAAATGCTGCAATGAATTTGGACTAACAAATAATACGGATATACCCCGCTGTCATACCTTAACGTCTATATAAGTGGATTGGTATTAAATAAGCTTTTCCGGAGTAATTAGTTGAGGTCAGATAAAAAAAACCACTTGTCTTTTATTGTTGCGCAGGGGACGGCGGCTGTGGCTGCGGTGCAAGGCGGTTGACAAACCCGATGCCTCCGCGAATGATCTTGCCCACAGCGGGCGGCGATCGCGCAGCCAGCGCCTCGAAGATTATACGAAGCTCGGCGAAAGCGGTGCGCGGATAGGGATTACGGCGTGAGCTGTAGCGCATGACCAGATAGTGATAGTAAATAATGGGGGTCATCAATCCCGCGTGGCTTCTAAAATTCCAAGATACAATGTTACAAAGAATATCCCAAATGGAAGTAATACGGAAAACTCACATGAAGGTCAGCACAATTGCATAGGGCATGATAAAGACCTCGCAGAAAGCGGTGGCTTTCAGAATATTGGCCGCCTGAAACTCTACAATGGATATGGTAAAACGAGCACCCCACCACGAATTCTGGCCAATCAGCTGCAAgtgcaattatttaaaataagtgtCAGTTTATTAACCTAATATGCTTACATCGAGCAGCTTGAGCGAGTAGCTGGAGGCATGTAGAACCGAATAGAGCAGCACAGGGATTAGAACTAGCAGCGATGGGCGGATGTTGAAGAAGATCAGGGAGTACATCATATAGTGACACGAGTCCTCCCCGAACAGTCGGGCAAGGAATTCCCGGCTGAAGGAGAACGCGGGGATTCTCTGATGCAAACGCAGGGCAGAGATCGCCGCATTGGCAATCAGGACCTTGCTAAATGCGCTCTGTTGAGAACTATGGAGGCATGagaatgattaaaaaaaatttactgtCTGAAACCTTATACTCACGTGAAGATGGGCAACACATAGCTGACGGTGAATAAGATGACAAGTAGACGCAGGGCCCACAGCGCTGAATCGATGCGGTTTGTCTGAAAATGCTGTAAGAGCTTAACTGGAACATTTTGTGATGTAGGTTGCTGTGGTTGattctgctgttgctgtgttGGGGATTCTTCTGAGGTGTTGCTCTCGGCGCTATCAAACCGTTGAGGTTGGTCGGTGGGTGTGGTCATCATGGAGTGCCTTCTGTGCTTGGTTACTATTTAGATTTCAGTCTGCAAAGCAATTATAAAAAGGCTAAAATGTAGAGATAATTGTTTTGAGGCTAGTTTAAGACTTATGGGCCTGGATTTGGAAGTTAGCTAAATCTCGAGCGCAGGCAATGGTAAGGCAACCCCAGCTCGATAACCATGACTATTTGATGTAATTCAATACTGCCGAATTGGACTCTCGTGGCCCTGCTCTCAAGGGCTCTGTAGCACCGGCTTCAGGTATTACTTGAAAGTTAGTGTCAACcgtttaaacaataaaatgaaAAGTATCTAGCGAACACATCTAAAACGAAAACCAAGTTAACTTAAGCCAAGATGATCTAGACATAATTACAGGCAGCTCTTTGCGTACAGCAacataaaatttacaaaaatattccttttttatttaccacaACACATATTTACCGAAAACGAAATATAACGGTCATTGTATTACTctggacggcagtccacgtagtgacgaatcgcaccaggagggtgtgcgaaggctactatatatacaagaagaaatgaaaatctacagtaatcgtccgattgtttCCAGTTATATATCAAAAGAAAGGTATTGCAAACTGTCAAATACGAtgctccgttcaaaagtaatacgcaaaacaacatttttggggtcttctcaaaattaaaattttattttgtttgtcagtttaTCCCAAAACGTTGTTTTATAGctcaatataaaaaacattatttctaccacttttgaaaaaactgGATAGTTTGGCGGAAAAATTGCTAAAAGTAGCTAACTATTGTATATCCGTACCTTGTGAAGGACGGGAGCTatacgtcgttagaaaggtatttcgaaatactatgtACGCCCTTTAAACACGACttgtctaaataccaccgtataaaaattatgttctaaagtttttttacccttgcagagggtataataattttagtcagaagtttgcaacgcagtgaaggattcgtttccaaccccataaagtatatatattcttgatcagtgtCACTAGACAagacgatctagccatgtccgtctgtccgttcgtctggctctccgtttctacgcaaactagtcacTCAAACTGAAActgctaaaactttcccaaaagtcttctttctatggcaggtagtatataagtcgcaaccagccggatcggacaacaatatatatagaaagaattaataacaaattatatctttggcgttttttaacatacgcttggaaataaaactttttttggttttgaattttgaatttaattttatcaaaatcggacgactatatcatatagctgtcatagtataatatgaaacaaattatagcgttggggctttttgacatattatattataatattggaaatatcattttttatatttttatttccaatttaataaaaatcgcagtactctaacatatacatagatgtctaaaaaatggtctgaaaaaagaaagaaatatttttttttaatatcactgaagtcagcaacaatcctgaaaaattgcacatggtgttataagtttgattattttttatagctgcaagggtatacaaacttcggcttgccgaagtaacttcatttcttgttttatatGACTATTCCAAAATCTTTACAGTCAAAGTGACATATTAAGCAAATTTTCCCCTGTACGCAGAGATATGACGCGGGGAGTATGAGTGAGTTCGTCACCTGTTTGGTCAACCGGGCAGTGATATGTACAATGTACCAATATATGTCTGTTAAATAATAGGTACACGTCAGAGATTCACTAGGTACTGCTCGCAATTTAGGCTGATTGACCTCACTAAACTATTTAAGCATACAAATCGCAGTGGCACGGCGTTCAGCTTGCAGCGCCCTTTGTTCCCGGTCTGTGGGAACTGGGTGCTCTATTTTGcgatattaaataaatggaaCGGATTAAAGTGGAAGACTTTCattattttgatttacacTGCCACGCTAgcacattttatttgatttgggACGACGACCTGTCAAAAAGAAAGTCGGTCACCGCGAGTTCGTTGTCTTCTTAATTAATTTGTCAAACGCGTCCCACTCACATCTCACCTAGCAGCGGCTTTTCTCTCCTTTTCAAAATTGAACACAAATATTTCCCCTAAGCTAATACGTATGGGTCGTTGCTCCGTGTGGATTACAGAGTACTGAAAAAATTCGATAGAAAATTTAAACGAACTTCACAGTGTAtcatcttattttttttatattctattCACACAGAGGGTTTTCGCTTCAGCAACATAAACCCGCTTCAGTTTCTTCCACGACAACCAATTTTCACAGAAAGGTATTCCGCATTAGCGACCTTATTTCGCTTCACCGCCTATTTTATAGGAAAAAATAAGACAAGACAACATAAGTTGCTACCCCTCGGTTCAGCGGAAAATAGGACCGCAGACGCTAATCAATTAAGTATTTAAGTGTTTTCATATGGAAATTTATGTACTTGGCTTTTcgcttatttttttaaggaaatgGATTTAAGCTGCCATGAAACTgctaaatattgtttttggtGCATAGAGATTTCTAACGGTTCGGAGCTTGGCAATTAAcattgggaaaataaatattgcaaTTAGAAATGATCACCCTTTTGCTTTTAATACCTTTGTCTTTTAAGGTTCTTTGACCATATCCAttttaagcaacaattttGGGAGGTgttcaaattcatttttactTAGATAAATGATGTACGTTTGATGCAACAAGTCCTTGCAAAGAAGGACTAAGCGTGAGGCTGGAGGAAAAACTTtccttaaaataaaactatgcCAAATCCCATTATGTAAAAGTCGTTAGAAATAAGTTTTGTTCATCAGAATGTATAATATCAATGTCGAATGTATCTTATACAAAACGTAATACTGTGCACCACCGTTAACAGGTGGGAAAGCCACTTTTTATTTCAGCACGGGAACTACTGATTAGAGTTTTATCTTAAAGGAGCTCCTGTTTTAGAAGATAATAACGATTTTGCATAAATGTATACCTAAACTATCCAAGAACGTGTCCACAAAAATTCAGTGTATATTTAAAGTTACGAAGGAAATAGTGAGCAAGCGGACGAGaggcaaaaaaattaaaaaaatattttatcgtggtacaatttttttctagttgaacttaatttaaaaaaactttagaGGACTGCtgcaatatataaaaataaaacctgaAAGTTTTGTTAAGAAATAGGAGAATagtttaaatttcaaaaatatgtaGGACTAAAATAGCACCTcagtttttatataataatgtgaaaaataaaaaagcccaagaattatacccgttactcgttaATTAAAAGGTTATAATAGATTcttcggaaagtatgtaaaaggCAGAAGGAAgagtttccgaccccataaagcaCACAAGCGGGCATGCCCAGTTCGACTCAGCTACTGATCCCGATcaagtatatattattcatAGGATCGAAATAGCTTCCTTCTAActgcaatatttttttttgggaatattcttttatttaaggAGTAAAGCgataaaaacttttttgtagctgaaaccaatttttaaatttcttataagctttttgttgcttaaaccaacttttttaaatttttttataaataacacaaattatattaaaaataaaaattttcttaAACAAAAGTCTGTACCACgtttctcttttttatttatattcctctaaatttaattttcaatttgggcCGAAAATGCggtttcgcgaggaagatacatacataaaacaaatagagacgggacacaaatgaaaataaaaggcacaactaagaattaagaaaatgagttaaaatattagtttttaataccgggatagatgttgaaatccaaattaaatgataaagtttattatagttattacatagaacgcgaaagggctcgcgcagacaaaaattttatgtacatcgtggcaaatttagaggataataatttcgtctaacgggaacgttgaatgttaggcggtttaaaagttctgcagaatcaatgtcacctcttataagattttgtataaaaatagtaccaagcattgttctacgatttacaagtgtaggtaaattaagcaattgtaatctactctcgtaggaaggaagccttacattttgatcccagttcaaactacgcagggcaaataagacaatttttttttgatattgtggattccaaaccgacgaacaatattccaaaataggatggacaagggaggtaaataataatttgttcgtataagggtcatcaaattcttttgaccaacgctttataaaccaaagaacactcatggcttttttaacagtggacataatttggcagtcaaatttaagtttagggtcaagaagaacacctaaatagttaactgaatatatacggtcaagtggcgtatttttaagaaagtaactgataaacgtaggaccctataaaaagtcataacgttgcatttaaggcagttcaaatttaaaaggttgtactcgcaccatccatgaaaacaatcaatattcgactgtaagttaaatcccgatgctatatcattatatgaaaaacaaagcttaacatcatcaacatacattagtacacgagaatgtgttatgatttaggggaatatcgttaataaacaaagtaaacagcaaagtgcccaaatgactaccctgaggcactccagatgtcacgtagatcaattttgaaacaacattcttgaatataaccctctgagtcctaccattcaagtaacatgaaatccaagataatagattacgaggaaacccaagctgatctaatttaaataaaagaagtgagtggttaacggagtcaaaggccttactaaaatctgtatgtgcaatgtcagtctgcatttttttcttaaacccatttattacaatagatgacaattcaagaaggtggtggtggtcgatcttcgcttaacaaaaccatgctgatacggtgatataagcgaggaacataagtgttgcaaatgagaagtgataatgcGTTCAAAttctttaggaattgccgacaatttagaaatacctctataattttgggcatctgccttagCAGCTTTTtgtggagtggaataataaaagagtccttccatatagaaggaaaaactgatgatgaaatagacaaattacaaagtttaagaatcggtttaaaaATGGTT
This window contains:
- the LOC108021857 gene encoding Krueppel homolog 2 — translated: MMTTPTDQPQRFDSAESNTSEESPTQQQQNQPQQPTSQNVPVKLLQHFQTNRIDSALWALRLLVILFTVSYVLPIFTSQQSAFSKVLIANAAISALRLHQRIPAFSFSREFLARLFGEDSCHYMMYSLIFFNIRPSLLVLIPVLLYSVLHASSYSLKLLDLIGQNSWWGARFTISIVEFQAANILKATAFCEVFIMPYAIVLTFISHAGLMTPIIYYHYLVMRYSSRRNPYPRTAFAELRIIFEALAARSPPAVGKIIRGGIGFVNRLAPQPQPPSPAQQ
- the LOC127010768 gene encoding uncharacterized protein LOC127010768, with amino-acid sequence MRSSRKTTPTRQGKSERKGVPKLREVEKTQSSRKLEENGGQSLTFANAAHGIRSASSGLLQTRRTGSEVRAVDSSKRGARDQKCEQRTLANAAVGIRSASRGLWQRRVCRPRTSAGAPGFRRVCVRESETGGSPHSGNGPEFSRFCCKT